A stretch of the Lactuca sativa cultivar Salinas chromosome 9, Lsat_Salinas_v11, whole genome shotgun sequence genome encodes the following:
- the LOC111896816 gene encoding disease resistance protein RML1B, with the protein MKPKIESAVKESRDSVVVLSKNYATSTWCLDELLLILTQRRECSHFVLPVFYHVDPSDVRNQNETYEIEVKASSKWTNDKVNQWKKALKEVADLASMVLSGQRHGLHGKHNGA; encoded by the exons ATGAAGCCAAAGATCGAGAGTGCAGTTAAAGAATCTAGGGATTCAGTAGTTGTATTGTCAAAAAACTATGCAACGTCCACTTGGTGCCTAGACGAGCTTCTGTTGATCCTCACACAAAGAAGGGAGTGCAGTCATTTCGTTCTACCAGTTTTTTATCACGTTGATCCATCTGACGTTAGGAATCAAAATGAAACCTACGAAATCGAAGTCAAAGCCTCTTCAAAGTGGACAAATGACAAAGTTAACCAGTGGAAGAAAGCTCTTAAGGAGGTTGCTGATTTGGCCAGCATGGTTTTGTCTGG GCAAAGACATGGATTACATGGTAAACATAATGGAGCATGA